In one window of Granulicella pectinivorans DNA:
- a CDS encoding replication protein RepA, producing the protein MPRKTKEDALEGSYADKLIDAAVDIRMNPGAVERSYMARQLVQCTLPHSDPGNLMRWSRTNGHLTLAIRPYVDEHNKALYPYGSIPRLLLFWLVTEATQKKSRHIRLGNSLDGFMREIGLNPRTGGGKRGDAARLHSQMERLFRAIITFEDRREWSKSYVDMQIAPKGTLWWDPAKSHQDNLWESWVELGEEFFAAITAAPVPIDMRALRALKRSPLALDLYAWLTHTAFSATRKRESRIVPWEGLHGQMGAEYAQLRDFKIKVNMALKKIQLVYPTLKLETTGTALIVYPSPTAIASKS; encoded by the coding sequence ATGCCGCGAAAGACAAAGGAAGACGCCCTAGAAGGGAGCTATGCAGACAAGCTGATAGACGCAGCTGTTGACATACGCATGAACCCAGGGGCGGTTGAACGCTCCTACATGGCTCGCCAGCTCGTGCAATGCACCCTCCCGCACTCGGACCCAGGAAACCTGATGCGCTGGAGCCGAACGAACGGTCATCTCACCCTCGCCATCCGCCCCTACGTCGACGAACACAACAAAGCCCTTTACCCCTACGGTTCTATTCCTCGACTGCTGCTGTTCTGGCTCGTCACAGAAGCCACACAGAAGAAAAGTCGCCACATACGACTTGGAAACAGCTTGGACGGCTTTATGCGCGAGATCGGCCTGAACCCTAGAACCGGAGGAGGGAAGCGGGGCGACGCAGCACGCCTGCATTCTCAGATGGAACGCCTGTTTCGCGCCATCATCACCTTTGAGGATCGGCGCGAGTGGTCTAAGAGCTATGTCGATATGCAGATCGCTCCCAAAGGGACGTTGTGGTGGGATCCAGCCAAGTCACACCAAGACAACCTCTGGGAATCCTGGGTGGAGTTGGGCGAGGAATTTTTCGCCGCCATCACGGCCGCTCCGGTACCAATCGATATGCGCGCGCTTCGTGCTCTGAAGCGGTCTCCGCTTGCACTCGATCTTTACGCCTGGCTGACGCACACGGCTTTCAGCGCTACTCGCAAGCGTGAGTCCCGCATCGTTCCCTGGGAAGGGCTCCACGGTCAAATGGGAGCCGAGTACGCACAGCTCCGCGACTTCAAGATCAAGGTCAACATGGCCCTAAAGAAGATCCAGCTTGTCTATCCCACACTCAAGCTTGAAACGACGGGAACAGCCCTCATCGTTTATCC
- a CDS encoding DUF3027 domain-containing protein encodes MATTLSEQEFQDYVRVLQGMEVSLAWKGYGSAIFLELGRLSPPRQPRGQHEQGEACLCVEWDWRVENASAILFGSSDTRPEIADGIRGLQGSRLDDIVAVGAVPEIVASFSNEQRLRSMALTVGDPQWAIRLPSGSWLSAKKGALWLDAKSEGSPDEYAKEIKMAEDAHERWGVPTAEPVKGNCNACDWFRPLDGDFALLEYGICIAEKSPFDGHVVARFSGCPVFRAPDEA; translated from the coding sequence ATGGCGACAACGCTTTCAGAGCAAGAGTTTCAGGACTATGTCCGAGTTCTCCAGGGGATGGAGGTCTCATTAGCGTGGAAGGGGTACGGGTCCGCGATATTTCTCGAACTCGGACGACTTTCGCCTCCTCGACAACCACGCGGCCAACATGAACAGGGAGAGGCTTGCCTGTGTGTCGAGTGGGACTGGCGGGTGGAAAATGCGTCAGCCATTCTGTTTGGCAGCTCAGACACACGCCCGGAGATCGCTGACGGCATCCGTGGGCTTCAGGGCTCGCGACTCGATGACATAGTTGCGGTTGGTGCCGTTCCAGAGATCGTCGCATCATTCTCGAACGAACAACGCCTACGGTCCATGGCTCTGACAGTCGGAGATCCCCAATGGGCCATTAGGCTTCCGTCCGGTTCCTGGCTTTCCGCAAAAAAGGGCGCGCTTTGGCTGGACGCAAAATCAGAGGGCAGCCCCGATGAGTACGCCAAAGAAATCAAAATGGCCGAAGACGCGCATGAACGCTGGGGTGTGCCAACTGCTGAACCTGTGAAAGGCAACTGCAACGCCTGCGATTGGTTTCGGCCCTTGGATGGAGATTTCGCCCTACTCGAATACGGAATTTGTATAGCGGAGAAAAGCCCGTTCGATGGCCACGTCGTTGCGCGTTTTAGCGGTTGCCCGGTCTTTAGAGCACCCGACGAAGCCTAA
- the parA gene encoding ParA family partition ATPase, whose translation MKSIAFLSQKGGSGKTTLAVHTAVAAQESREKVFLIDTDPQKSATVWGDAREADKPVVVTISAGELDKVLKAGAEDKMTLAIIDTAPHTAPDAARIAKSVDLVVIPCRPTAFDLAAVSNAVEIIRAAKKKAVLVLSACPFRSPEIAETRAVLEQYGLPVCPSDITDRRAFARAVATGRAVTEFEADGKAAQEIQELWKWLKEQLR comes from the coding sequence ATGAAGTCAATCGCATTCCTTAGCCAGAAAGGCGGCAGCGGGAAGACAACGCTTGCTGTCCATACGGCCGTTGCCGCTCAAGAATCTCGGGAGAAGGTGTTCCTGATCGACACTGACCCACAGAAGTCCGCGACCGTCTGGGGAGACGCTCGGGAAGCGGACAAGCCCGTAGTCGTCACGATCTCTGCTGGCGAACTCGACAAGGTCCTCAAAGCTGGCGCTGAAGACAAGATGACTCTTGCAATCATCGATACCGCACCCCACACCGCGCCTGACGCTGCCCGTATTGCAAAATCTGTTGATCTGGTCGTAATTCCCTGCCGCCCGACCGCCTTTGACCTAGCGGCCGTCAGTAACGCTGTTGAGATTATCCGAGCAGCTAAGAAAAAAGCTGTCCTAGTGCTCTCCGCTTGCCCGTTCCGCTCCCCTGAGATCGCCGAGACCAGGGCGGTGTTGGAGCAATACGGATTACCAGTATGTCCCTCTGACATTACGGATCGCCGCGCCTTCGCTCGAGCCGTGGCAACTGGCAGAGCGGTTACTGAGTTCGAAGCAGACGGCAAGGCAGCACAGGAAATTCAAGAACTTTGGAAATGGCTAAAGGAGCAATTGAGATGA
- a CDS encoding recombinase family protein, with the protein MAKTRFVSYLRVSTVRQGTSGLGLEAQRAAVAGFLNGGDWTLVEEVLEVESGKRNDRPALATALKLCRKHRATLVIAKLDRLARNVAFISNLMESGVEFVAVDMPQANRFVVHILAAVAEQEAEAISTRTKAALAAAKARGTKLGGRRVSAERFREIGAAARQVRSQKASQVRAELVPIITAVRATGASSLRAIAAELNAREIPTPRRAGEWSAVQVQRVME; encoded by the coding sequence ATGGCGAAGACCAGATTTGTGAGCTACCTGAGGGTCTCAACAGTACGGCAGGGAACTAGCGGCTTGGGCCTCGAAGCGCAACGCGCCGCCGTCGCCGGATTCCTCAATGGAGGAGACTGGACGCTTGTAGAGGAAGTTCTGGAGGTGGAAAGCGGCAAGCGGAATGACCGACCAGCCCTCGCTACCGCCCTCAAGCTCTGCCGCAAGCATCGAGCTACCCTCGTGATCGCCAAGCTGGACCGTCTCGCCCGCAACGTCGCCTTTATCTCGAACCTCATGGAGTCTGGTGTCGAGTTCGTGGCGGTCGATATGCCCCAGGCGAATCGGTTCGTGGTCCATATCCTGGCCGCCGTTGCTGAGCAGGAGGCTGAGGCCATATCGACGAGAACCAAGGCAGCCCTCGCCGCCGCAAAGGCGCGGGGAACGAAGCTTGGCGGCCGGCGCGTCTCGGCTGAGCGGTTTCGAGAGATCGGAGCTGCAGCGCGCCAGGTGCGCAGCCAGAAAGCGAGCCAGGTTCGCGCGGAGCTCGTTCCAATCATCACAGCCGTACGAGCCACCGGCGCAAGCTCGCTCCGCGCGATCGCGGCAGAACTCAACGCTCGCGAGATCCCCACGCCTCGAAGAGCTGGGGAATGGTCTGCGGTCCAGGTTCAAAGGGTGATGGAATGA
- a CDS encoding TIGR03435 family protein, with amino-acid sequence MTFDVASVRENKDVDREAGFTMSGQFVPHTTHLRIENWDIENLVSYAYGVDSNQVVGFPKWPRPTLFVIEAKGDPGADAKIAALNKEQEHAEQQHMLQALLEERFQLKTHWETKEGDVYNLVLAKGKPKLLAGLIPPSKDEVTSFGDRPIPSLYQKNDGQGYDFIAHRCSMADLVGMLTGQFGRPVVDKTGLTDKYDFVIKYKGRWDRDRPADDLDPMPPMDRALQEQLGLKVEAAKGPVKMLIIDHIDKPPQN; translated from the coding sequence ATGACGTTCGATGTGGCGTCAGTGCGGGAGAATAAGGACGTTGATAGGGAGGCTGGTTTTACGATGAGCGGGCAATTTGTGCCGCATACGACGCATTTGCGGATAGAAAATTGGGACATCGAAAATCTGGTGAGCTACGCGTACGGGGTAGATAGCAATCAAGTTGTCGGTTTTCCCAAATGGCCACGTCCGACATTGTTTGTGATCGAGGCCAAGGGTGATCCCGGCGCGGACGCGAAGATAGCAGCGTTGAACAAAGAGCAGGAGCACGCGGAGCAGCAGCATATGCTCCAAGCCTTGCTGGAAGAACGTTTCCAACTGAAGACACACTGGGAGACGAAGGAAGGCGACGTCTACAACCTGGTGCTGGCAAAGGGAAAGCCGAAGCTCCTCGCGGGCTTGATACCGCCGTCGAAGGACGAGGTAACGAGTTTTGGGGACCGGCCGATACCTTCGCTCTATCAGAAGAATGATGGGCAGGGATATGACTTTATTGCGCACAGGTGTTCTATGGCAGACTTGGTTGGCATGCTGACGGGGCAATTTGGGCGACCAGTGGTTGACAAGACTGGACTCACAGACAAGTACGACTTTGTTATTAAATACAAAGGCCGATGGGACCGGGACCGACCAGCCGACGACCTAGATCCAATGCCGCCCATGGATCGTGCACTGCAGGAACAGCTTGGGCTGAAGGTCGAGGCGGCGAAGGGACCAGTGAAGATGCTTATCATTGATCACATCGACAAGCCGCCGCAAAACTAA